Within the Melitaea cinxia chromosome 27, ilMelCinx1.1, whole genome shotgun sequence genome, the region AAAGGAGGCGCGAAGAGACACAGGAAGGTTCTCCGTGATAACATCCAAGGTATCACGAAGCCCGCCATCCGTCGTCTGGCGCGCAGAGGAGGAGTGAAACGTATCTCCGGTCTGATATACGAAGAGACCCGCGGCGTGCTCAAAGTGTTCCTCGAGAACGTCATCCGTGACGCCGTCACCTACACCGAGCACGCCAAGAGGAAGACCGTGACCGCTATGGACGTCGTTTACGCCCTCAAACGTCAGGGTCGCACCCTCTACGGTTTCGGCGGTTAGACTAACGACTAAATACTATTATTCGTATTTCTTGTTACTTGAAATACGaatgatttcaataaaaaaaaggccCTTTTCAGGGCCGCACATGATTCCTTCACACACGCTCGATTGAACGTTAGCGAACGTTTCTAACGATCTAAGACGTCTCTTTTTATCACATATCATTaccaaaacaaattattttctttctctctttgaacttttacttacctacttttgaaataataacgaacacgtacctacctacctacttatatttatgaaattaaatcaaaaataataataatagatcgtatgtatgtattattgttttcataattattatgtcaATAAGTATCATGTATTTCCTCTCGGGActctttatttctaataatacatACACGTTAACTTGCGATATTTACAAATGAAGGAAGAATACGAGTCTCATACGTTTTCGTTCTACTACAAACGATATATTACGTAGTacgtatattttgtaaaaattaaattagacttgTACCTCCTATAGAGATCTCGCTTTCCTATTTCTAGCTTaagttataatatacatacatatatagcatTCGAAGGAAAATACCGTTTCGCTCGCTTAGATTAATGCCCTAACCCTATTCGTGCGTGTATATTATGTACACACTCACTCACTAAATGGTTTTcgtaaatgataataatctcTTCGGATCGACAACACAATTacctatactattatttttaattttttttttttttctttttgtttttttgttttataaatatcattcgATACGTTCGTCGTACCGGTGGTTGTTTTTAGGTATTATCATCGCTCGTGTCGAGTTGCAACGTCGTGTTTTACGAGGCCCGACTTCGAACACCTTAAATTAGTACGAAAATTATCGTATACGCGATGTGCgtttttagattattaataaGGTATCTTAGCTTTCGATCCGTCGATCGATCGGAATATATTAATCgtttttaatagaataaaataacttttaaacggGACTCGAGGTACACGCGTTGAACTATATCGAAATTAAACGTCGATATCATTCGCTACGAGCGAGCTATTAGGCGAGTTAGACTCTCATCCGACGGACAGGCTTACGAGGTATCGCTCGGTGCTATCGATCTTTAaacgtacataataaaatatgaaaatatcgtATTTAAAAAGATACCTGTTAGTGAAAAGTTTTCAGCGTTCGTACGAGAAATTGTCTAGCGACGTAGCGGCTCTCCTTACGGTATTGCCGATACTCTTCGaactactagcgacctctgtccgtccacaCGTCCGTTTCTGTAAAAAAGTTCTCAATAGAGTCGTGTTCTATCCGTGTGACAGTTTGTTCGTGcgtgttttaattgaaaaagaaaaataataataataacaacaaaaaatggcCGATACAGCAGTAGCGACCGAAGCCCCAGCACCCGCGACCCCGGCGAAGAAGCCTAAGGCTTCGGCCGCCGCGGGCGGCGCCGCCAAGAAGCCGAAGGCTAAGCCCACACACCCTAAGACATCCGAAATGGTAAACAGCGCGATAAAAGAGTTGAAAGAGCGCAGCGGTTCCTCTCTGCAAGCGATCAAAAAATATATCGCCGCTCAATACAAAGTCGATTCGGAAAAGCTGGCTCCGTTCATCAGGAAGTATCTGAAGAGCGCCGTGGAATCGGGAGCTCTCATACAGACGAAGGGCAAGGGCGCTTCCGGCTCGTTTAAGCTCGAATCGAAATCGTCCGCATCGAAGAAACCGGccggcggcagcggcggcggaGCATCGGGCGGCAAGGGCGCCTCGTCTTCGGCCGCGTCCGGTAAATCGAAGAAAGCCTCGTCCGCTTCGGCCGCAGGCAAGGGAGGCGCGAAGaaggccgccgccgccgctgccgccgccgccgctgcgGCCGCCGCGGCCTCCGCCGGTGCGGCGTCATCGCCGTCGAAGTCCAAACCGAAGGCAGCGACTAAGGACAAAAAAGCCGCCGCCGCTAAGAAGAAGCCGGCGCCGAAGAAGGCGGCCGTCGCCGCGACGCCTTCTAAGGCGAAGGCCGGCGCCGCGTCGAAGGCGAAGAAGAGTGCCAAACCGCCCACTAAGAAGCCAAAAGCTCCTAAACCGAAGAAGGCAGCCGCAGCGACGCCCAAGTCGAAAGCGGCAGCTAAGAAAGCGGCCGCCGCCAAGAAGTAAGCCGGTGACGTACGAAAGtgttaaaacaacaacaataacaacTTCACGCGTCTCACGACGCCCTCGCGGTGTCGCTCGGCGTGTCGTCGTTTCGTtgccatcatcaccatcatggTAATCGTCGTCATCGTGCCGTCGGCCGCAGCGTCCGTCCGTTGGCGCGATGTCGCTGCGACGACTACGACGATgttgaagaaaaagaaaaagaaaaagaagaagaagaataataagaCGACTAAGTCGGGTGTCGATACAAGCGAGTGCGGCGCGTTAATCGCACACTAAAAAGCCCTTTTCAGGGCTAACAAAAACTTCCCAAAGCAATCGTAAATTTTTACGTATCTACGCGACGTTTCAAACGATCATATGACGTCAATATACAAAAAGAGTCGCAATATATTAATAGGTGTACCATACaatcgtatttataaaataaataaacaaataatagaaaaaaaaaaatctcatactaTAAACACATACACAGACGCTACGAGTATACAAACAAAGCTTTTTCGCGTTACTACTACAtatctataagtaaaaaataaaataaaatgataatatcatACAATTTACGACAATAGAATATCCGCAAACGTTCATTATCATTGAAAGTAAACAACAACAGTAACAATAGAACAACTAATTAAAGCATTTATCACTTacaatattagttataattGCTGTCTATTATTTGTCACttgtatagaataataataaatcatgaaTAAACACGTCGTTGCATCATCACAGATTCGTTCGTCACTGCcgtatattaaatgaaaatgacaTTGTATTTGgcggcaaacgaaaaaaaaaaaaaaaaaaaaaaaaaaacgacatcgaTTAATAATATCGACGACTAACGAATATAGACGAAAACATTCGAAATCGAGTAAattcgcattatcaaagattactccaaaagttgtaatcagatctcgatgaaattttaatgtgaccacgtgataaacatcggttttcgataaattgaaaataaaaaaaaaaaaaaaaaaaaaaaaacaaaaaaaaaaaaaacaccttctttttttgaagtcggttaaaaaaaattgaagtaataccctcattcttttacataattatatatttatttattatatattattattattactattaattttcttttatcacaACAATAATTTACACAATTCGCGTAACTAATATCCCCGTTTCATTAAACCGATACATACCGATAAATGCCGGCCGTGTTCCGTCTCTTTTTCCGACTCTATAGTATCCCTACCCGCCGACGAAACGGCGATTTCTATATATAGCCGACAgagtagttttaaaaaatttaattctctCGCTACAACCGCACCGGACTGGACGCTTTCGTCACTGTTCTGCATCGGTTTTTAGTgtgcttttatttgtattttatttcgattaaattatatcatCGGCATGTCGGGACGCGGTAAAGGCGGTAAAGTGAAGGGAAAGGCAAAGTCTCGTTCGAACCGCGCCGGTCTTCAGTTTCCGGTCGGTCGTATACACAGACTGCTGAGGAAGGGAAATTACGCCGAACGCGTCGGTGCCGGCGCTCCCGTCTACCTAGCCGCCGTCATGGAATATCTCGCCGCCGAAGTTCTCGAGTTGGCCGGAAACGCTGCCCGCGACAACAAGAAGACCAGAATCATACCGAGACATCTTCAGCTGGCGATCCGTAACGACGAGGAATTGAACAAGCTCCTGTCGGGCGTCACCATCGCACAAGGCGGTGTCCTCCCGAACATCCAAGCGGTCCTCTTACCGAAGAAGACCGAGAAGAaggcttaattatttattaaactgtgTCTGTATCGTCGTGCTAATAGTTCGTTACGTCGTGTCACTCTTTCGTTGCGAAACTATTAACTACGAGATAATTGACATCTATGAAAATCAAACggcccttttcagggccacAAATCTCTTctaaatacgataaaaaattattaattttttgtctacgtTTCTTACGTAACGACGacgtcattatttatttcattatttctttaGCAGCACGTAAAACCTTCTCGTGCAAACATAGAATAATACACACAGCACACACGCCTTAATTTTCTTacgaattaaatgttatatcacTCGAAC harbors:
- the LOC123667119 gene encoding histone H1B-like, translated to MADTAVATEAPAPATPAKKPKASAAAGGAAKKPKAKPTHPKTSEMVNSAIKELKERSGSSLQAIKKYIAAQYKVDSEKLAPFIRKYLKSAVESGALIQTKGKGASGSFKLESKSSASKKPAGGSGGGASGGKGASSSAASGKSKKASSASAAGKGGAKKAAAAAAAAAAAAAAASAGAASSPSKSKPKAATKDKKAAAAKKKPAPKKAAVAATPSKAKAGAASKAKKSAKPPTKKPKAPKPKKAAAATPKSKAAAKKAAAAKK
- the LOC123667134 gene encoding histone H2A, whose translation is MSGRGKGGKVKGKAKSRSNRAGLQFPVGRIHRLLRKGNYAERVGAGAPVYLAAVMEYLAAEVLELAGNAARDNKKTRIIPRHLQLAIRNDEELNKLLSGVTIAQGGVLPNIQAVLLPKKTEKKA